A single region of the Actinoplanes sp. SE50/110 genome encodes:
- a CDS encoding ROK family protein gives MTARLTSRSSTPVRQSSVRAHNLALVLDTVANSADPPSRASVAALTGLTRATVSALTDDLIAGGLLVERDPPPRTGAGRPAAGLALTAAGPAGLGLEINVDYLAACVVDLTGAVRQRLTEHADQRPAGPAAALAALGRLGARARLAAEADGLVIAGAALAVPGLVSTGLIPAGPGAAGPSGPGAAGLVRVAPNLGWQDVDAPALLRGVPELADLSIAVDNEANLAALGELRVTGGNPDFLYVSGEVGIGAGLVIDGELYRGARGWSGEIGHVTVYPDGRPCRCGANGCLEQYAGQEALAADEPLAAAALGIALAAVVNLLDVPVIVLGGAYAPLFDRLRDGIEAELRRRVLTSGLAPVTLRAARLGAEAAVRGAADAVIREVRDDPARWLRRTA, from the coding sequence GTGACGGCCCGGCTCACCAGCAGATCCAGCACGCCCGTCCGGCAGTCAAGCGTCCGCGCCCATAATCTCGCGCTGGTGCTGGACACCGTGGCGAACAGCGCGGATCCACCGTCCCGGGCGTCCGTCGCGGCCCTCACCGGGCTCACCCGTGCCACCGTCTCCGCGCTCACCGACGACCTGATCGCCGGCGGCCTGCTGGTCGAGCGGGACCCGCCGCCGCGCACCGGGGCGGGGCGCCCGGCCGCCGGGCTCGCGCTCACCGCGGCCGGCCCGGCCGGGCTCGGGCTGGAGATCAACGTCGACTACCTCGCGGCCTGCGTGGTCGACCTGACCGGTGCGGTCCGCCAGCGCCTCACCGAGCACGCCGACCAGCGCCCGGCCGGTCCGGCGGCCGCGCTCGCCGCGCTGGGCCGGCTCGGCGCCCGGGCCCGGCTCGCCGCCGAGGCGGACGGCCTGGTGATCGCCGGCGCCGCGCTCGCCGTGCCCGGCCTGGTCTCCACCGGCCTGATCCCGGCCGGCCCGGGCGCGGCCGGACCCAGCGGCCCCGGTGCGGCCGGGCTGGTCCGGGTCGCGCCGAACCTCGGCTGGCAGGACGTGGACGCGCCGGCGCTGCTGCGCGGCGTCCCGGAACTGGCCGACCTGAGCATCGCCGTCGACAACGAGGCCAACCTCGCCGCCCTCGGCGAACTGCGGGTCACCGGCGGAAACCCCGACTTCCTGTACGTTTCGGGCGAGGTCGGGATCGGTGCCGGCCTGGTCATCGACGGCGAGCTGTACCGCGGCGCCCGCGGCTGGAGCGGCGAGATCGGACACGTCACCGTCTATCCGGACGGCCGGCCCTGCCGTTGCGGCGCGAACGGGTGCCTGGAGCAGTACGCCGGGCAGGAGGCGCTGGCCGCGGACGAGCCGCTGGCCGCCGCCGCACTGGGGATCGCGCTGGCCGCCGTGGTCAACCTGCTCGACGTGCCGGTGATCGTGCTCGGCGGGGCCTACGCGCCACTGTTCGACCGGCTGCGCGACGGGATCGAGGCGGAGCTGCGCCGACGGGTGCTGACCTCGGGGCTGGCGCCGGTCACGCTGCGCGCGGCGCGACTCGGGGCCGAGGCGGCGGTGCGCGGGGCGGCGGACGCGGTGATCCGGGAGGTCCGGGACGATCCGGCGCGCTGGCTACGGCGTACCGCGTAA
- the xylA gene encoding xylose isomerase yields the protein MSLQPTREDKFSFGLWTVGWRARDPFGEATRPALDPVEALYKLAEIGAYGVTFHDDDLVPFGSDAQTRDGIVAGFKKALDETGLTVPMITTDLFFHPVFKDGGFTSNDRSVRRYALRKVMRQMELGAELGAKTLVLWGGREGAEYDSAKDVKAALDRYREALNLLAQYSEDRGWGLRFAIEPKPNEPRGDILLPTAGHAIAFTQELERPELFGINPEVGHEQMAGLNFTQGIAQALWHGKLFHIDLNGQHGPKFDQDLVFGHGDLLSAFSLVDLLENGADGSQAYDGPRHFDYKPSRTEDVTGVWESAKANIRMYLLLKERAKAFRADPEVQEALAASKVAELAAPTLNPGETYADLLADHSAFEDFDADAAGARGYGFVRLNQLAIEHLLGAR from the coding sequence ATGTCGCTTCAGCCCACTCGTGAGGACAAGTTCTCGTTCGGACTCTGGACCGTCGGCTGGCGGGCACGTGACCCGTTCGGCGAGGCGACCCGTCCCGCGCTCGACCCGGTCGAGGCCCTGTACAAGCTCGCCGAGATCGGGGCGTACGGAGTCACGTTCCACGACGACGACCTGGTGCCGTTCGGATCGGACGCGCAGACCCGCGACGGCATCGTGGCCGGGTTCAAGAAGGCGCTGGACGAGACCGGCCTGACCGTCCCGATGATCACTACCGACCTGTTCTTCCACCCGGTGTTCAAGGACGGTGGCTTCACCAGCAACGACCGCTCGGTCCGGCGTTACGCGCTGCGCAAGGTGATGCGCCAGATGGAGCTCGGCGCCGAGCTCGGCGCCAAGACCCTGGTGCTGTGGGGCGGCCGCGAGGGCGCCGAGTACGACTCGGCCAAGGACGTCAAGGCCGCCCTCGACCGGTACCGTGAGGCACTCAACCTGCTCGCGCAGTATTCCGAGGACCGCGGCTGGGGCCTCCGCTTCGCCATCGAGCCGAAGCCGAACGAGCCCCGCGGCGACATCCTGCTGCCCACCGCCGGGCACGCCATCGCGTTCACCCAGGAGCTGGAGCGGCCCGAGCTGTTCGGCATCAATCCCGAGGTCGGCCACGAGCAGATGGCGGGTCTCAACTTCACCCAGGGCATCGCCCAGGCGCTGTGGCACGGCAAGCTCTTCCACATCGACCTGAACGGCCAGCACGGCCCGAAGTTCGACCAGGACCTGGTCTTCGGCCACGGTGACCTGCTCAGCGCGTTCTCCCTGGTCGACCTGCTGGAGAACGGCGCCGACGGCAGCCAGGCCTACGACGGCCCGCGGCACTTCGACTACAAGCCGTCGCGCACCGAGGACGTCACCGGCGTCTGGGAGTCGGCGAAGGCCAACATCCGGATGTACCTGCTGCTCAAGGAGCGGGCCAAGGCGTTCCGCGCCGACCCCGAGGTGCAGGAGGCGCTGGCCGCGTCCAAGGTCGCCGAGCTGGCCGCGCCGACGCTGAACCCCGGCGAGACGTACGCCGACCTGCTCGCCGACCACAGCGCGTTCGAGGACTTCGACGCCGACGCGGCCGGCGCCCGGGGCTACGGCTTCGTGCGCCTCAACCAGCTCGCCATCGAGCACCTGCTCGGAGCGCGCTGA
- the xylB gene encoding xylulokinase: MALVAGIDSSTQSCKVVVRDAETGKLVRQGRAAHPDGTEVHPDAWWAALRQAIDEAGGLDDVAAASVAGQQHGMVVLDENGDVVRPALLWNDTRSAGAAADLIAELGGGAAWAEAVGIVPVASFTLTKLRWLARHEPALADRVAAVCLPHDWLTWKLSGSTDLADLRTDRSDASGTLYWSASTDRYRHDLLELGFGRDLRVPEVLGPTGIAGHLPNGAPLGPGAGDNAAAALGTGALPGDVIVSIGTSGTVFVSSDAAPADPSGTVAGFADTTGRFLPIVVTLNAARVLDAAAKLLGVSHDELSRLALSAPAGADGLVLVPYLEGERTPNRPDATGAIHGLTLKTSDPAHLARAAVEGMLCALADGLDALVGQGAAANRIVLVGGGARSEAVRRIAPALFGKPVLVPPPGEYVADGAARQAAWVVAGGDTPPAWSAEPPEVFQDDAVPLIREQYAAAQDRVVDRSR, translated from the coding sequence ATGGCGCTGGTGGCCGGGATCGACAGCTCGACGCAGTCGTGCAAGGTCGTCGTCCGGGACGCCGAGACCGGGAAGCTGGTCCGGCAGGGCCGGGCGGCGCACCCGGACGGCACCGAGGTGCATCCGGACGCCTGGTGGGCCGCGCTGCGGCAGGCGATCGACGAGGCGGGTGGCCTGGACGACGTGGCCGCCGCCTCGGTCGCCGGCCAGCAGCACGGCATGGTCGTGCTCGACGAGAACGGTGACGTGGTCCGCCCGGCGCTGCTGTGGAACGACACCCGCAGCGCCGGCGCGGCCGCCGACCTGATCGCCGAGCTCGGCGGCGGCGCGGCCTGGGCCGAGGCGGTCGGCATCGTGCCGGTGGCCAGCTTCACCCTGACCAAGCTGCGCTGGCTGGCCCGGCACGAGCCGGCCCTGGCCGACCGGGTGGCGGCGGTCTGCCTGCCGCACGACTGGCTGACCTGGAAGCTGTCCGGCTCCACCGACCTGGCCGACCTGCGCACCGACCGCAGCGACGCCAGCGGCACCCTCTACTGGTCGGCCAGCACCGACCGGTACCGGCACGACCTGCTGGAGCTGGGCTTCGGCCGGGACCTGCGGGTGCCCGAGGTGCTCGGCCCCACCGGGATCGCCGGGCACCTGCCGAACGGCGCACCGCTCGGCCCGGGCGCCGGCGACAACGCGGCGGCGGCCCTGGGCACCGGCGCGCTGCCCGGTGACGTGATCGTCTCGATCGGCACGTCCGGCACGGTGTTCGTCTCGTCGGACGCGGCGCCGGCCGACCCGAGCGGCACGGTGGCCGGGTTCGCCGACACCACCGGCCGGTTCCTGCCGATCGTGGTCACGCTCAACGCGGCCCGGGTGCTGGACGCCGCGGCGAAACTGCTCGGCGTCTCGCACGACGAGCTGTCCCGGCTGGCGCTGTCCGCCCCGGCCGGCGCGGACGGCCTGGTCCTGGTGCCGTACCTGGAGGGGGAGCGGACCCCGAACCGGCCGGACGCCACCGGCGCGATCCACGGCCTGACCCTGAAGACGTCCGATCCGGCGCATCTGGCCCGGGCCGCCGTCGAGGGCATGCTGTGCGCGCTGGCCGACGGCCTGGACGCGCTGGTCGGCCAGGGCGCCGCGGCGAACCGGATCGTGCTGGTCGGCGGCGGGGCACGCAGCGAAGCGGTGCGTCGGATCGCGCCCGCGCTGTTCGGCAAACCGGTGCTGGTCCCGCCGCCCGGGGAGTACGTGGCGGACGGCGCGGCCCGGCAGGCGGCCTGGGTGGTCGCCGGTGGGGACACCCCGCCGGCCTGGTCCGCCGAGCCCCCGGAGGTCTTCCAGGACGACGCGGTGCCGTTGATCCGGGAGCAGTACGCGGCCGCCCAGGACAGGGTGGTGGACCGGAGCCGTTGA
- a CDS encoding MFS transporter, translating to MKARGGAAHRAYSVVVFVILASLDNVAIGIVPPLYGSIGAAFGVGEGRIALATTVMFGISAVAAIGWAYAGDRTDRKPVLIAGTLIWIGGTAWSGLAGGYGAFLSAQVLAAVGLGAVASVSFSVVSDLISPRRRGLVMSFWGLSQGVGTLAGTLAGGILGHADWRRPFLVTAVAGGIATALYLFTYNVPRGDSQPELAGIDYDERIHHDHLPIILGRRTNIWLILQGGTAQIAFGSLVWLPVLFRARAEDQGYSTPTAVLVGSVFATVFQLGAALSILGGLAGDRLQRRTPRGRALVAAVGILAAVPFYVVLFLVPMTIRVPDRASTGAVIRGVLTNVVTEPTVAACLATAVFALMLTSANSPNWFAMISDVNPPEHRGTVYSLGNLVNGAGRAGGNALVGVAFQRLAGAFPPPLNYAVGLASFQFFFIPTGIMYWLASRTVAVDMAATHAALLAKRSGQRPDRDIAGDPPVGVEGLAAQQDPGAGR from the coding sequence GTGAAGGCCAGGGGAGGTGCCGCGCACCGCGCGTACAGCGTGGTGGTGTTCGTGATCCTCGCCTCGCTGGACAATGTGGCGATCGGCATCGTGCCGCCGCTGTACGGCAGCATCGGCGCCGCGTTCGGGGTCGGCGAGGGCCGGATCGCGCTGGCCACCACGGTCATGTTCGGGATCAGCGCGGTCGCCGCGATCGGCTGGGCTTACGCGGGCGACCGCACCGACCGCAAACCGGTGCTCATCGCCGGCACGCTGATCTGGATCGGCGGCACCGCGTGGTCCGGGCTGGCCGGCGGGTACGGCGCGTTCCTGAGCGCCCAGGTGCTCGCCGCGGTCGGCCTGGGCGCGGTCGCCTCGGTCAGTTTCTCGGTGGTCAGCGACCTGATCTCACCGCGGCGCCGGGGCCTGGTGATGAGTTTCTGGGGACTGTCGCAGGGCGTCGGCACGCTGGCCGGCACGCTGGCCGGCGGCATTCTCGGGCACGCCGACTGGCGCAGGCCGTTCCTGGTCACCGCGGTCGCCGGGGGCATCGCCACGGCGCTGTACCTGTTCACCTACAACGTGCCGCGCGGCGACAGCCAGCCGGAGTTGGCCGGGATCGACTACGACGAGCGGATCCACCACGACCACCTGCCGATCATCCTGGGCCGACGCACCAACATCTGGCTGATCCTGCAGGGTGGCACCGCGCAGATCGCCTTCGGCTCGCTGGTCTGGCTGCCGGTGCTGTTCCGCGCCCGGGCCGAGGACCAGGGCTACTCCACACCGACCGCGGTCCTGGTGGGCAGTGTCTTCGCGACGGTCTTCCAGCTCGGCGCCGCGCTGTCGATCCTCGGCGGGCTCGCCGGCGACCGGCTGCAACGGCGGACACCGCGCGGCCGGGCCCTGGTCGCCGCGGTCGGCATCCTGGCCGCCGTGCCGTTCTATGTGGTGCTGTTCCTCGTCCCGATGACGATTCGGGTGCCGGACCGGGCGAGCACCGGCGCGGTGATCCGCGGCGTGCTGACCAATGTGGTCACCGAGCCGACGGTCGCCGCCTGCCTGGCCACCGCGGTCTTCGCACTGATGCTGACCTCGGCGAACTCGCCGAACTGGTTCGCGATGATCTCGGACGTGAACCCGCCCGAGCACCGGGGCACCGTCTACAGCCTGGGCAACCTGGTCAACGGGGCCGGTCGGGCCGGCGGGAACGCGCTGGTCGGGGTGGCCTTCCAGCGGCTGGCCGGGGCGTTCCCGCCGCCGCTGAACTACGCGGTCGGGCTCGCCTCGTTCCAGTTCTTCTTCATCCCGACCGGGATCATGTACTGGCTGGCCAGCAGGACGGTCGCGGTGGACATGGCGGCCACCCACGCCGCCCTGCTGGCCAAGCGATCAGGCCAGCGCCCAGACCGTGACATCGCTGGGGATCCGCCCGTCGGCGTCGAGGGGCTCGCTGCTCAGCAGGACCCGGGCGCCGGGCGGTAG
- a CDS encoding glycoside hydrolase family 13 protein: MPSHDSWWRDAVIYQIYPRSFADGNGDGMGDLPGITARLPRLRELGVDAVWLSPFYVSPQHDAGYDVADYRDVDPRFGTLGDADKLIAAAHDLGLKVIVDLVPNHTSSEHPWFRAALAAPPGSPERDRYIFRDTPPNNWQSVFGGPAWRQVADGQWYLHLFDVSQPDLNWDHPEVRAEFVAILRFWLDRGVDGFRVDVAHGLIKDAELTDWTAPATVLGGLEPAGPPPPMWDQEGVHEIYREWRAVLDGYDGGRILVAEAWVQPEERLARYVRPDEMHQAFNFPYLEAPWQPAELRAVIDSSLAATGAVGATTTWVLSNHDVVRHASRLGFPPGGKRKPGIGIGDPQPDTGLGLRRARAATLLMLGLPGSAYLYQGEELGLPEHTTLADEFRQDPAWERSGHAERGRDGCRVPIPWEADAPSYGFGPGDDSWLPQPALWAEYALDRQVDVPGSTYELYRSALAARRAHRLGGGTLAWSATEGAVLAFRNGPVLVLTNFGAEPVTLPPGARVLLSSEPLDADGRIPSDVTVWALA, from the coding sequence ATGCCCTCCCACGATTCCTGGTGGCGCGACGCCGTCATCTACCAGATCTACCCCCGCTCGTTCGCCGACGGGAACGGCGACGGCATGGGCGACCTGCCCGGCATCACGGCGCGCCTGCCCCGGCTGCGCGAGCTGGGGGTGGACGCCGTCTGGCTGTCCCCGTTCTACGTCAGCCCGCAGCACGACGCCGGGTACGACGTGGCCGACTACCGCGATGTCGACCCCCGTTTCGGCACCCTCGGCGACGCCGACAAGCTGATCGCCGCCGCCCACGACCTGGGCCTCAAGGTCATCGTCGACCTGGTGCCGAACCACACGTCCAGCGAGCACCCGTGGTTCCGGGCCGCTCTGGCCGCGCCGCCCGGCAGCCCGGAGCGGGACCGCTACATCTTCCGGGACACTCCGCCGAACAACTGGCAGAGCGTCTTCGGCGGCCCGGCCTGGCGGCAGGTCGCCGACGGGCAGTGGTATCTGCACCTGTTCGACGTCTCGCAGCCCGACCTGAACTGGGACCACCCGGAGGTCCGCGCCGAGTTCGTGGCGATCCTGCGGTTCTGGCTGGACCGCGGGGTCGACGGCTTCCGGGTGGACGTGGCCCACGGCCTGATCAAGGACGCCGAGCTCACCGACTGGACGGCGCCGGCCACGGTGCTCGGCGGCCTGGAGCCGGCCGGTCCCCCGCCGCCGATGTGGGACCAGGAGGGGGTGCACGAGATCTACCGGGAGTGGCGCGCCGTGCTGGACGGGTACGACGGCGGCCGGATCCTGGTCGCCGAGGCCTGGGTGCAGCCCGAGGAGCGGCTGGCCCGCTACGTCCGGCCGGACGAGATGCACCAGGCCTTCAACTTCCCGTATCTGGAGGCACCGTGGCAGCCGGCCGAGCTGCGCGCGGTGATCGACTCCTCGCTGGCCGCCACCGGTGCGGTCGGCGCGACGACCACCTGGGTACTGTCCAATCACGACGTGGTGCGGCACGCGTCCCGGCTCGGTTTCCCGCCCGGCGGAAAGCGCAAGCCGGGGATCGGGATCGGCGACCCGCAGCCGGACACCGGGCTGGGCCTGCGCCGGGCCCGGGCGGCCACCCTGCTGATGCTCGGGCTGCCCGGCTCGGCCTACCTCTACCAGGGTGAGGAGCTCGGGCTGCCGGAGCACACCACGCTGGCCGACGAGTTCCGGCAGGACCCGGCGTGGGAGCGGTCCGGGCACGCCGAGCGCGGCCGGGACGGCTGCCGGGTGCCGATCCCGTGGGAGGCCGACGCCCCGTCGTACGGTTTCGGCCCGGGTGACGACAGCTGGCTGCCGCAGCCCGCGCTCTGGGCGGAGTACGCCCTGGACCGGCAGGTGGACGTGCCGGGCTCCACCTACGAGTTGTACCGCTCAGCGCTGGCCGCCCGTCGTGCGCACCGGCTGGGCGGCGGCACGCTGGCCTGGTCGGCGACCGAGGGTGCCGTGCTGGCGTTCCGCAACGGCCCGGTACTGGTGCTGACCAACTTCGGGGCGGAGCCGGTCACCCTACCGCCCGGCGCCCGGGTCCTGCTGAGCAGCGAGCCCCTCGACGCCGACGGGCGGATCCCCAGCGATGTCACGGTCTGGGCGCTGGCCTGA
- a CDS encoding HD domain-containing protein produces the protein MAPRMLLSMPLHAITEVYGEEGLRQRFGLELESFPAADRERLTEALDLAATLHADDRRVREPYLNHLLRVAIRIIRYYQVRDVDVLVAALLHDAVEDHPAELAGLPADTAYPKATEAALAVLAHRFGARVSELVRSVTNPAYDPGRDRHEQYREHVTASLDRDPWARIIKISDFTDNGVGVIHTTLDKAYRSATKYRPLVPKLRELIGRPDTPLSTQAKEHILDQLDLAEERFAAILDD, from the coding sequence ATGGCGCCACGGATGCTGCTCTCGATGCCGCTGCACGCGATCACCGAGGTGTACGGCGAGGAGGGGCTGCGGCAACGCTTCGGCCTGGAGCTGGAGTCGTTTCCGGCCGCCGACCGGGAGCGGCTGACCGAGGCCCTCGACCTGGCCGCCACCCTGCACGCCGACGATCGGCGGGTCCGTGAGCCGTACCTCAACCACCTGCTCCGGGTCGCCATCCGGATCATCCGCTACTACCAGGTGCGTGACGTCGACGTGCTGGTGGCCGCCCTGCTGCACGACGCGGTCGAGGACCATCCGGCAGAGCTGGCCGGCCTGCCGGCGGACACCGCGTACCCCAAGGCCACCGAGGCGGCCCTGGCCGTGCTCGCCCACCGGTTCGGCGCGCGGGTCTCCGAGCTGGTCCGGTCGGTCACCAACCCGGCCTACGACCCGGGGCGGGACCGGCACGAGCAGTACCGGGAGCACGTCACGGCGAGCCTGGACCGGGACCCGTGGGCGCGGATCATCAAGATCTCCGACTTCACCGACAACGGGGTCGGCGTGATCCACACCACGCTGGACAAGGCGTACCGCTCGGCCACCAAGTACCGCCCGCTGGTGCCGAAGCTGCGTGAGCTGATCGGGCGGCCGGACACCCCGCTCTCCACCCAGGCCAAGGAGCACATCCTGGACCAGCTGGACCTGGCCGAGGAGCGTTTCGCGGCCATCCTCGACGACTGA
- a CDS encoding MHYT domain-containing protein, with translation MAAHIHHFTYGAFNPIAAALLAYLGSFLGLLCTERARGAHSRGRRNRWLAIAAFAIGGGAIWLMHFSAMLGFDVPDSPVRYDLPTTLLSMVFAVVTVGIGLMVVGHGAPSPAKTVAAGFLTGGGVLAMHYTGMEGMRMSAVVHYDPVLVAASALIALAACTTALWFAVSVRGLTRIAGAAAVMAVAVCGMHYTGMAAMSVRLDPSIVPAAGGIRPLTMIVPITLITAATIVGVALSALQAMTEEEFTDGAGTPKRGMHAEPHQPWTLRQASQFGTGVRLSPAARAVAAGRAAGATRPSPAPRPAPRPPTFDPSVAGAPPIVPVATEPTVPVAPPPAPVPPVPIPDQASGPVAGPATSGT, from the coding sequence GTGGCCGCACATATTCACCACTTCACCTATGGAGCCTTCAACCCGATCGCCGCGGCGCTGCTGGCGTACCTCGGCTCGTTCCTCGGACTGCTCTGCACCGAGCGGGCCCGGGGCGCGCACAGCCGGGGCCGGCGCAACCGCTGGCTGGCGATCGCGGCGTTCGCCATCGGCGGCGGCGCCATCTGGCTGATGCACTTCTCCGCCATGCTCGGCTTCGACGTGCCGGACAGCCCGGTCCGCTACGACCTGCCGACCACCCTGCTCAGCATGGTCTTCGCGGTGGTCACCGTCGGGATCGGGCTGATGGTGGTGGGGCACGGCGCGCCCAGCCCGGCCAAGACCGTCGCGGCCGGGTTCCTCACCGGTGGTGGTGTGCTGGCCATGCACTACACCGGCATGGAGGGCATGCGGATGTCCGCGGTGGTGCACTACGACCCGGTGCTGGTCGCCGCGTCCGCGCTGATCGCGCTGGCCGCCTGCACCACCGCGCTGTGGTTCGCGGTGTCGGTGCGCGGGCTGACCCGGATAGCCGGCGCGGCCGCGGTGATGGCGGTCGCGGTCTGCGGCATGCATTACACCGGGATGGCCGCGATGTCGGTCCGGCTGGACCCGTCCATCGTCCCGGCGGCCGGCGGCATCCGGCCGCTCACCATGATCGTGCCGATCACTTTGATCACCGCGGCGACCATCGTCGGGGTGGCGCTGAGCGCGCTGCAGGCGATGACCGAGGAGGAGTTCACCGACGGGGCCGGCACCCCGAAGCGCGGTATGCACGCCGAACCGCACCAGCCGTGGACGCTGCGGCAGGCCTCGCAGTTCGGCACCGGGGTGCGGCTGAGTCCGGCGGCGAGGGCGGTGGCCGCCGGCCGGGCCGCCGGCGCGACCCGGCCGTCGCCCGCGCCGCGCCCGGCGCCACGGCCGCCGACCTTCGACCCGTCGGTGGCCGGTGCCCCGCCGATCGTCCCGGTCGCGACCGAACCGACCGTCCCGGTGGCGCCACCACCCGCGCCGGTCCCGCCGGTGCCGATCCCGGACCAGGCGAGCGGCCCGGTGGCGGGTCCGGCCACATCCGGCACGTGA
- a CDS encoding GPGG-motif small membrane protein, whose product MDLLLWILAVILVVAGILALFRRQILWGVVLIIVGLLVGPGGVSIFT is encoded by the coding sequence ATGGACCTACTGCTCTGGATTCTCGCCGTAATCCTCGTGGTCGCCGGCATCCTCGCGCTGTTCCGGCGGCAGATCCTCTGGGGCGTTGTGCTGATCATCGTGGGCCTGCTGGTCGGCCCCGGCGGCGTCAGCATCTTCACCTGA
- a CDS encoding metallophosphoesterase, producing MIRIAAVGDVHVDKDVVGRYRPALEELPGRADVLLVAGDLTRHGTPEEARCFAAEFGDLAVPVVVVLGNHDHQSDQQDEVTRVLTGSGITVLEGAATVLEIRGHRLGIAGTKGFGGGFAGACASNFGEREMKDFVGTTERYAAALRDALLSVECDALVAMTHYAPVPETLTGEPLEIYAFLGCYQLGQAIDDAPTALALHGHAHHGSERGRTPGGVPVRNVAHPVIKQAYNVYQLLTDTVDTRNEELVNV from the coding sequence ATGATCCGGATCGCCGCCGTGGGCGACGTCCACGTGGACAAGGACGTGGTGGGCCGGTACCGGCCGGCTCTGGAGGAGCTGCCCGGCCGGGCCGACGTGCTGCTGGTCGCCGGGGACCTGACCCGGCACGGAACCCCGGAGGAGGCACGGTGCTTCGCCGCCGAGTTCGGTGACCTGGCCGTGCCGGTCGTGGTGGTGCTCGGCAACCACGACCATCAGAGCGACCAGCAGGACGAGGTGACCCGGGTGCTGACCGGCAGCGGGATCACCGTGCTGGAGGGGGCCGCCACCGTACTGGAGATCCGTGGGCATCGACTCGGGATCGCCGGGACCAAGGGGTTCGGCGGCGGCTTCGCCGGCGCCTGCGCGAGCAACTTCGGCGAGCGCGAGATGAAGGACTTCGTCGGGACCACCGAGCGGTACGCCGCGGCTCTGCGCGACGCGCTGCTCTCGGTGGAGTGTGACGCGCTGGTGGCGATGACCCACTACGCGCCGGTCCCGGAGACGCTGACCGGCGAGCCGCTGGAGATCTACGCGTTCCTCGGCTGTTACCAGCTGGGTCAGGCGATCGACGACGCGCCGACCGCGCTGGCCCTGCACGGGCACGCGCACCACGGCTCGGAACGCGGCCGGACCCCGGGCGGAGTACCGGTCCGCAACGTCGCGCACCCGGTGATCAAGCAGGCCTACAACGTGTATCAGCTGCTCACGGACACCGTGGACACCCGGAACGAGGAACTCGTCAACGTCTGA
- a CDS encoding nucleotidyltransferase, translating to MPHRVDEGLAGTMKRVAATLKTAEIPFALGGSFAVYAHGGHSSDHDVDFLIREQDKERALQELSEVGFETLEPPEDWLVKVFEDGRMVDLIFRPVETPVTDETLADTERISVEAIYMPVLSATQLMIHKLLSYSQHHCDFAQGLPLARSLREQIDWARVRRETAKSPYAEAFLVLLDRLDVVPNKSDEGED from the coding sequence ATGCCGCACCGGGTCGACGAGGGGCTGGCCGGCACGATGAAACGTGTCGCCGCGACCCTGAAGACCGCGGAGATCCCCTTCGCGCTGGGGGGCAGTTTCGCCGTCTATGCCCACGGCGGACATTCCAGCGATCACGACGTGGACTTTCTGATCCGCGAGCAGGACAAGGAACGGGCCCTGCAGGAGCTGTCCGAGGTCGGCTTCGAGACGCTGGAGCCGCCGGAGGACTGGCTGGTCAAGGTCTTCGAGGACGGCCGGATGGTGGATCTGATCTTCCGCCCGGTGGAGACTCCGGTCACCGACGAGACGCTCGCCGACACCGAGCGGATCTCGGTCGAGGCGATCTACATGCCGGTGCTCTCGGCCACCCAGCTGATGATTCACAAGCTGCTCAGTTACAGCCAGCACCACTGCGATTTCGCCCAGGGGCTGCCGCTGGCCCGGTCGCTGCGCGAGCAGATCGACTGGGCCCGGGTCCGCCGGGAGACCGCGAAGTCGCCGTACGCCGAGGCGTTCCTCGTCCTGCTGGACCGGCTCGACGTCGTGCCGAACAAGTCCGACGAGGGTGAGGACTGA
- a CDS encoding dTMP kinase: MTARPRTIALVGIDGSGKTTQARMLAAAMTRAGTPARYRQNAGGRARLGRLAVRLGREDAVGLLGRRGLLLMESVLRWLAIARTLLRRAVRREVTVMDRYAVCQYASVRAHRGTAAAERRARLAYRVFPRPDVTLFLAVDPGVARARIELRGRDSESLEYLTAADMAYRQLPEFAEFTVIDANGSPDQVFDAVQRALGRPAAPVQRPLRVRSLVLAGASAVTGAAVSAWQLAESFPA, from the coding sequence ATGACAGCTCGCCCGCGCACGATCGCCCTGGTCGGCATCGACGGCTCCGGCAAGACCACCCAGGCCCGGATGCTCGCCGCCGCGATGACCCGGGCCGGGACGCCGGCCCGCTACCGGCAGAACGCCGGCGGCCGGGCCCGGCTCGGGCGGCTGGCCGTACGCCTCGGCCGGGAGGACGCGGTCGGGCTGCTCGGGCGCCGCGGCCTGCTGCTGATGGAGTCGGTGTTGCGGTGGCTCGCGATCGCCCGGACGCTGCTGCGGCGAGCGGTCCGTCGGGAGGTCACCGTGATGGACCGGTACGCGGTCTGCCAGTACGCCAGCGTGCGGGCGCACCGGGGGACGGCGGCCGCCGAGCGCCGGGCGCGGCTGGCTTACCGGGTGTTCCCGCGGCCGGACGTGACGCTGTTCCTGGCCGTGGATCCGGGCGTGGCCAGAGCGCGGATCGAGCTGCGCGGCCGGGACAGCGAGTCACTGGAATATCTGACGGCCGCGGATATGGCGTACCGCCAATTGCCGGAATTTGCCGAATTTACCGTGATTGATGCCAATGGTTCGCCCGACCAGGTCTTCGACGCCGTTCAGCGGGCGCTGGGCCGGCCGGCGGCGCCGGTTCAGCGCCCGCTCCGGGTACGGAGCCTGGTGCTGGCCGGCGCCTCCGCCGTGACCGGCGCCGCCGTGTCGGCCTGGCAGCTTGCTGAGTCTTTCCCGGCCTGA